The Musa acuminata AAA Group cultivar baxijiao chromosome BXJ3-6, Cavendish_Baxijiao_AAA, whole genome shotgun sequence region TAGTTTCTGCATATTTTGAAATCCATGTGGATCCAGAACAACAGTTGCACCTGAAAAGCTGATAATAACGACTACAGATTGTCATTCTGCATTATAGACACAAAATGCTTACTTAGTCATCaagtgagatatatatatatatatatatatatatatatatatatatatatatgtgtgtgtgtgtgtgtgtgtgtgtgtgtgtgtgtgtttgtgtttgtatatatatatatatacatatatatatacatatgtatatatatacatatatatatacatatgtatatatgtatatatatgaatatacatatacatatacatacatatatatatatatatatatatatatatatatatatatatatatatacatatacatatatatatatatacatgacctGTTACTCATAGATTGGGCAGACCAAATTGCTAGGAAACTACTCAGAGTATGTatctgatggtgaacttgaatgtGACTACAGAAAGGATACCTGTTAGGGCAGTACCAGACATCTATTTTTGTAGATGAATTTTCATTTGCTTAAATCATGCATTATTGTGCTTAAATGACTATATGCTGCTGTTTATGCTTTGATGGTGACTTACTGCTTGAAATGTGCAATGTTGTCCTGGTTCGATATTTCCCATTTACTAATACCAACCTTCAGTGATTCACATGCTTGAAAGTTTCCAGATGGTGAGCTGACTAGTAATTTGTAGCCAGTAGATAACCTGGTATCTACCTGCATAATATCTCACAAAATACTACTACTTATATTGATTTTTGCTTATGCTTCATGCGATTCTTTTGTTTGACTTGTCCTTTGGTTGGTTATCTTGTGGCACACTCTGCAATCTGATCCTCCTCCAATGCTACATTTGACCAACAGAGCTTGCCTTTATGAAATCGGTGATGTGAACTTCACTTTCTATTGACAGCTTTCTAGCATTTGATATCTTTACCCCTGTCTCCAAGCTGGATACCAAAAAGGATGACCTGCCACCCGTGCCACCAAGTCTGCTGAAAAATTTTACGGTATGATTGTACCATGTCTACATCTAATTAGTGCATGAAAATTAAGATGCCATGGATCATCTTATGATGTAATGTGTATAGGGTATTCAGTGATGCTCTAAATCTTCTTTGTAGGTGAATTAGGTTCTTTTATACTCTTTTATGACACAAAGCTTTAACTTTAATCCTGCAGTCCCCTTCCGACTCGGCCGGTGTCACACTTGGATCTATTGATCATCCAGCAAAGAATATCTAGCTTCAGATATATAGGATGACTCTGATGGTGTTGCTGCACTTCCACGTCGGCGATTATTTATGGGTAGCCAATCATTACAATAACTCATTTCACAATATGTCCCTTAAAAAACAACAATTTGGTACTTGCGAAGCTGTACATATTTTCACTTTTCACATAAAACTAATTATGAGAATGATTGTCAAAGCAGTGCGTTGGTAAGTTTGTCCACAGCTTTTCGAAGGATTCTTTCTTGGTCCTTTGTAAACTCACTGATTGTCATTGTCCTTTCTGTTTAATTTGCAAAATGCATTTGAGATGTTATTTTTGGTACATCGGAATGTTCATCCAAAGCTTCCAATTGTTTTTTTTTAATCCTGTTTAAATTTCACTGATTGTTCATGTGACATTGGGTATTTTGTTGTCCTGAGCGGACTAGCAGTGTCCTCCTTCCAAGGAGGAGTGTTTTGACTATACTTTGCAGTGTGAGGCTTCTAATGTTAAACACTTTCCGGACATTCTCTAGGTTTGTTGCTTTATTCATATTCTTAGCTCAGAGCCGGACGAATTAGGCAGTCTCTCCAACCCTCATGCCAAGGTTTTCTAATTCACATAAAATTGAAGGGGAAGAAAAAAAGGCAAACCATAAAGCTCATGTCACGTTATTGGAGACGAACAATTTAATGAGGCAAAAATGCCCTTTTCCCGTCCTCATTATCGTCATAAGCGGTCTGATCGGACGGATCAAACCCGAATTGTCGATGGATCGGATCTTTTGTTATTGGAGTTGGAGATTCGATCCGTTTGTGGCCGTTGCCGTCGCTTCTCCGGTGCGCCCCCCCACCCTCTCGTTATATACTCACTCTTGGTACTTGCCCGATCACCCCTCTGACCCCCGACGCCTTTGCTTCAAGACCGCTAGGGTTTCTTCGCCACGTCTCGCTTTCGTCGGATTTGGATTCGATCGAGTTCCTCCCCGATGCCCGCTAGATCGGGCGGCAGGAAGTTCTCCTTCGACCTCCTCGCCGGCGACAGCTCCGGCGACGAGCGCAGCATCCTCCCGCGCCTGGATTCCGACCCGATCCTCTCCAACGGTGGCGATGGCGTTCGCTCGCCCCGGCGGAGGCGGAAGCACAAGGCCTCTAAGAAGAATAAGAACAAGATGGCGGTGGACGGGCCGGCGTCGGAGGATCTAAGCGTTCTAACGGAATTGGGCGACGTGAAGCCGTCCGTGGTCGAGAACGGCCGGTGCCAGGATGGGATCGGGATCAGGGTATTGGAGAATAGATCGGTGGTAGAGACGATTTGTGAGAACACGGTGGTGGAGGCGGCGTGCGAGAATTCGCAGGTCAGCCGTGTCTCTTTTGCGGAATTGAGGCAGAGGAATGTAAATGGGAGCGCGGCTGAGGAGCCAGAGGAGGATGCGACGAGCACCCGAGAGAGATTGGCAGGGCAATGGAAGCCGGAAGCCAATGGGGCCGTCTCCAAGTTGGCAAAGGAGTCGTCCCTGGACTGGAATCGGGTGATGGAAAATGATCCAAATTTTATAGGAGGTAAAGTCCTAACTTAAGCCAATAAAAGTTTTCTTCGATGTGGACTAGTAATAGAATTCGTTGTTGGAACGGTGCAATTTTACGGTATGTGTTGTGCACAACTTTTTTTCGTTTTGGAAAAGCAAAAACAAAAGTAGCCtcaatcattaatgacctatacacgataagaaagaataaaaaggTAATAAAGTCTTGAGAACGGGAACAtcacaatttttttattatactcAATGCAATTTTGCAAGTTTCCAGTGCTTAGTGTGAAGTCTGCCCATGTCTCCGCTGCTTGCTTCAGTTTTCCCAGTGGCGTTATAGTAAAGGAAGAGCCAAACCACtgatatttagattttttttatgctGATGTAGTTGTATTTAAGCCATTAGCACAGAATTTTTGGTTGATATGATTTAAGATGTGAACGAAAATAGATATTGGGATGTTCAAGAACAGGTTTTGCAAGCTCTAAACACAGATGTGATACTTGATTGGTGTACCAGTCTTTGTTTAAAGCATTAGGATTGCCAGGTGTCATGAACTTTGGAAAAAGAATatgctaatttatttatttattcaaagTGTCAGTCCAAAACTATCACAGAGAATGTTGAAGCATCGAAAACATCACTAAGGTCAGAAAAAAAATTCCAAACTGCAGATCGTCTATGGTTTATAGGGCCTTCCTTCCATGATGATTCCGATAAGGACAATCCATATAATATCTGCCCAAGGTAAAGAATCACAAGAGAGTGATCTCAAGCACCGTTTTGTGAGTAATTTACAGCTGTGTATGTTCCGATTGATCACCCGGAATCACCATCATATTTAGGTCAACATACTTGATTCCCAGAACATAAGTTAACAAAACCATTGGAATCTGCAGATCCTTACCAGACAAAAGTTCTTATTTTGACAGTTTGTTTGCTAGCCCAATGGGGTATAATGTAGTTGTTGAGAAAGTACATAGGAAGGGCACTAATAGTAAGGACACTGTTAATGAGAGTGAGGCGACCACTTAGAGAGAGGTGTTTGGCTTGCCACCAGCCAAGCCTGTTTTAAACTTCATTAATAACGAGTATCCAATCAGCTTTCTCAAGATTACTTTGTCTGGTAGGAAGTCCCAGCGTTTTGATGGGGAAATCTAACAAAGAGATCAGCGATGTATTTGTGCTTCATATGGCCCACATTGATAAATCTGGCAATGGCCTTCATGAAGTTTTTACTGAGCATCACAGCAAGTTCAACGGTATATAAAGTGGCTTAGGTCAGCCATGTGTTCAGCTGTTGGAGAAATCAAGAGGGTGCAATTATTCCTATATAAGTTAACAATTTCATTGCTAACATAGTCTGACCCAATACCTTTGATCAGATGATTAGAGATCACCTATCTTCTGCTTCCACCGAGGATGTCAGCCACTAGGATGAAGATGCAGGGAGATACAGTTGCCAAAGATCATCAACAAGAAAAGCTGATTTGGAGATTTGCACACCTTTTGAACCCATTGACACTATCTTGGTTTAAAGCCAAGCATCGATGATCCATAATTCCATTTTCTTTTGAACACTGACTAGGAGATGTTAATTATTCATTAATCTTTGTTTTGACCTTTTAGCAAGCACTTTGGAGAATACCTCTCACAAGGATATAAATCAAACTGATAAGCCTATCAAGTGTTAAATCTATGAAATTAACTTCATTGGCGCAGACGTTCTTGAAATGTTGACAAAATCATTATAAATGTAGAATAAGTTTCATAATAAGGTCATCAGTTCTAGGGGTTGTGTTTTCCCAAGGTTCCTCATTGCCGAAAAAATTTCATCTTTGTGAAAGGCAAGTCAAGGCCCTTTAGATTCATCTGTTGATCTGGGTAATATCGGCTCTTATTGAAACAGTTGAATTGAGAGCTATGCTTGATTATGATTGGATGAAATAATGAATGGCTGAATGGTTGGATCAATTAGTAAAAGACAATGTGTTTTTCCGATCTATGTTTCACTTATTTGCAGGTTTTCACATTCCACTTGGTTGAAATATGTGATTGGAATTTTTTAAGGAAAACTCTAGGAAGATGTGTACCTCATTATAGGAATTTATTTAATCTGCTAATTTTATTCTACTATGATTTAGGGCTATTATTTGGTCAGTAGGTTTAGCCCTCAGAAGAATCAATGATGGATGTTATGTATCCCATTGCAAATACTCAACCTAGATGACTTGTTGTTTATCCTTCGTTATTTTGGCTTTCAATTCATTTTAAGGATCCCCTTCTTAGATATTGCCAGAGAAATAGTTATCTGAATATCTTTAAGTAGTACCATAGCATTCTATCCAAACTAATACTCTAGAAGGGTTCTTAAACCAGATTCTAATTTATTAGAAGCTTGTGTTGGTTATGTTTGTTACTTATGCTTTTTTGGTTATATTTTGTTGCATTTGTCCACTTATCCATAAGAATACTCTGTCTTGCATATACTAAAATGCCAGCATGTAAGGTtagtctttttattttttaaaatttagtttaTTTAAATTTGGACAATTATGTTGGAATGCATAAGAGCGCTATTTTTCTCCTTTAGATTTTCGTCTTTTTCTATGTAACTTGTGATTGACAATTTGCAAATTGTCTTGGATTCTTTTTACATATCAATTTTCACTTGTTCGCATGATTATtaatacaaaaatatatcttTGTTCTTGGCAGAAGTCTCATTCGTGGGCAGATCACCATTTAAGTACTTCATGGGAGAGATTTACGGTGGCAGTTCCCTTAGAGGCACAATATCTGCTGGGAATGAGAAGAAAAGGCAGAGGGTCTACAATACTATGTTCCATGTGCCATGGAGATGCGAAAGGGTATATCTACAATCTTAGCATATAAAGATGAACACTTATCAAAGTCATAGATATGCATCCAAGATAATGTTATTAGTACTACCAATGGCATAGGTTTGTCCAAGAACTTGGCAACCTAGTTTGTTTTTGAAGTTGTTCCTcttatcacaaatgaatttagtCATTTACCTAGGTTTAGAGTTGACCATGGGTCATGCTAGTTGCCATTAAGCCTTGAATTTTGCCTATAAAATACTTTCATATTTTCCACATTGTTTGGACACATTTTATCTAATGCATTTTAATCATCATACTTTATGTTGTCAAGGCAGAGCAAAGAACTAAAGAAGATGTCTACTAAGAAAAGCTGATAAACTGGATAGTGGCCCTCAATGAGGATAATGTAAAGGGTAACTTGTTGGATGACTTGTCTTGCATAAAGAATCTAATTGGATGATCAGAAAGCTAGGCTAGTTGGACTTGGGCCTTGATATTGAAGTCAAAGTCAGGCCAAAGATGACCATGGGCATAGACATATTTCTGCTGGTTGACACCCCTAATTATCCTTATGTTTATTTTTCGCTATCATCACGAGGGATTGAATGACAACTAACAATACATGCATACTCCTCGTTTTCCAATGTGCCGATGGTTGGCTGCTATGTCTAATGAAAGTAGCTCACAACCTCACACAATCTGGTTTTGAGCTACATACTGATTACACTATTATGAACATGTCCAGATAGAGACCATCTTTTGCATAAATTGTGGACTCCTAGTACTCTTTGTTTCTCTATGATGTGTTCAATAAATGAGAAAAGAATTAGATGTTGCAAAATTGTCAGAAGAAGTCACTTGAAGTATCATTATAAGCTACTAAATTTGCATCCATTAGGAGTAATATTTCTGATGCTGATCACAATATGCAGCTTATTATTGCAGGCTTCTTTGTCTGTTTGGACTCATTTTTGTCTTTGCTGACAATAATGCCTGCAAGAATTGCTATGGCAGTTTGGAGGGTGCTAAACACTAGGTGAGTTCCAATCTTTTTCTTTATTAGTTTCCTTTCATTTTTAGGATTACGACATTATTGCTAAATCCAAGGTGTGTCACATATTAATGGTGAAGTTTCAATTTGGTTTTATGAATtctctaataaaaaaatatctgtTTCTTAAATAGCTTATTTGAGGCCAATAAGTTTATAAATAGAGGGCCATATGGCTGTTCTGCAAAGATTTTGTTTTcattaataaataattaagattagtTAGCTGGTTTGGTGTGCCACCTTTCTAGTCTATCTTTCAGTCTCCATGTTCTCTGCTAATTCCCTTTCTGTGGCACACCATATTCATTTAGATTTCCTGCCTTGTACTATTATTGGATTTTATCTGGTGTAAATTTGTGTTAGAAATTAGGAGGCGAGAGGTAAATTTGTTCTCTACTTGGCCTGCCAATAAACGTGAACCAAATTCAGTATTGTTGACTCTGCTTGTTGGCATTATATTTCCTTGGCAGGAAGTTTTGGAGACTGAGTGCTGCTGAATTGTCAGATTTTGGCTGTTTTCTTGTGTTGGCTTTAGGTGTTGCTTCTCTACAGTTAGCAGGTACATTGCCCGCATACTTTAAGCTACATCAAATTATTCTATATCTTCTAACCTTTATAAGTGTTGCCTTTTACCATGAAATGACTTGCGCACTGTACCTCGTACAATTGCCTACTTATGAATCAGATATTAGCCTAATATATCACTTCATTCGAGGACAAGGAACCATTAAATTGTATGTGGTGTACAATGTATTGGAGGTGAGCTGATAGGGCACAGGAATTTTTTAAACTCTGTTCCTTTGAAGATTGATGCTAACATTTAGAATTTGTTTCAGATATTTGACAAACTTTGTCAGTCATTTGGTGAAGATGTTTTGCAAGTTCTCTTCGACTCTGCAGAGGGACTTTCAACATGCCCCCCAGATAATATGAAATTTGAACTGATTAGATTTATTCTTGATGAAGCCATTGCAGTCATTGCTTTTGATATCCTTTGTCACAAGTGACTTCTCTTTTTTAAAATTCTGCTAGGATGAACATAGTAAATATCTTTCCTTAACTACTAGTACTTGTCCATTCTTTTATATTGTTAGCTCAGGCTATCACATTATCGACTTGCATTATTGCTCACAATAATGCTGTGCTTGCTCTACTGGTGTCAAATAATTTTGCTGAGATTAAAAGCAATGTATTCAAGCGTGTTAGCAAAGAAAACCTTCACAATTTGGTATACTATGGTGAGTTTGTTTATATTTTATCAATCTGAATCATTTGAACAGGTGGAACTCCCATGTTATTTCCTTTGTGTTGCATTGCCTTTTAGCGAGTGACTGCAATGGGGTGCCTCTTTTTCTATTCACATCATAGGTACCGATTGTTAATTGAAATTGCTGATACACAACTATTTTTTGGCTAGGAATTTAATATTAATGGTATTTATTGGACAAAATATGCGAAATATGCACATTGCTGATTTTTAGCCTTGATTTCTTGCATGAGATGATTGTGAAATAGAAAATCAAGCTGCTTGCACCGAATGTTGGTGATAATGAATTGGCCAACATTTTGTGATCATCCTAGAGGATGATGTGCTTTCAGATAGATAATATGTTTTTGTACTTGTTTGATGTGGTGAAATATTTAAGTACCAAAAATCATTCTTCCAAATGATGCAATGTTCTATTTAAACATCCTAAttgtcccacattggaagtgtgAGGAGGATTATATTAAGGCAAGATGAGTCCATAGGTATTAAATTGACCTAAGCATTTTCGGTCATGTGGTTTTAGGGCTTTAGGTTATTTGACCAATGGCCTGATTGATCCAGGTTGTGACAAATATGTGGACCTAGTACTAGGTAAGGTGAGGTGACCGAAGTAGGAAGGAACTGCCCACGGTGGATAGGGCTGGAGGCACTTCAAGTCTTTACTTTTCTATTTTCCAACAAAATTTCTTGGTTGTTTGATGAACTGCTGTGGTATATTGTTGAATTAGCTTAGAAAGTTGTATTGAGTTCTAAGTAAGAGTTACTTACTTCTCTTTATATTCTAACACTGATGATCAGATATAATAGAGAGATTCCACATCACAGCTTTTGTGCTGTTTGTGCTAGCTCAGAATATCTTGGAGGCCGAGGGACCCTGGTTTGAGAGTTTTATTACTGTAAGTTGCATCCTCCATTGGCAAACATGGTTTTCTTCTCATGATTAGTGTTCATATCGAAGAGTTTATCTCAATCATTGTATAAGCTACCAATAACTTTTACCATGTTCCAGAATGCCCTTCTGGTTTACATGTGTGAGGTGCTTGTTGATGCAATCAAGCATTCGTTCCTGGCAAAGTTCAATGAAATAAAGCCCATTGCATACTCAGAGTTTTTGGAAGACCTTTGTGAGCAGGTAAATCTAGTTCATATTTGGTTATTGTTTTTCACATTTTAACATATTTTAGCTTAATGTGCTTCCAGGCCATTGATTTTTAACTTCTTGTGGTGAAGTTCCTTTATAGTGCCTGGAAAATATAGACATGGGAAATGGTCACTACAGAAACTTTTACAGGCATTTTCATAGAGCACAATAATACAATCATACTTGGACTATGTACATAAGCATCACATAATACAATCACATTCTGACACAGAAAATTTATGCAATGCAATCTATGATCATCATATACATAAGTGCAGTATTTATATATACAGATAGCATTTATATGTATTGCCA contains the following coding sequences:
- the LOC103987537 gene encoding protein POLLEN DEFECTIVE IN GUIDANCE 1; its protein translation is MPARSGGRKFSFDLLAGDSSGDERSILPRLDSDPILSNGGDGVRSPRRRRKHKASKKNKNKMAVDGPASEDLSVLTELGDVKPSVVENGRCQDGIGIRVLENRSVVETICENTVVEAACENSQVSRVSFAELRQRNVNGSAAEEPEEDATSTRERLAGQWKPEANGAVSKLAKESSLDWNRVMENDPNFIGEVSFVGRSPFKYFMGEIYGGSSLRGTISAGNEKKRQRVYNTMFHVPWRCERLIIAGFFVCLDSFLSLLTIMPARIAMAVWRVLNTRKFWRLSAAELSDFGCFLVLALGVASLQLADISLIYHFIRGQGTIKLYVVYNVLEIFDKLCQSFGEDVLQVLFDSAEGLSTCPPDNMKFELIRFILDEAIAVIAFVVHSFILLAQAITLSTCIIAHNNAVLALLVSNNFAEIKSNVFKRVSKENLHNLVYYDIIERFHITAFVLFVLAQNILEAEGPWFESFITNALLVYMCEVLVDAIKHSFLAKFNEIKPIAYSEFLEDLCEQTLNEKPDEGRKDLTFIPLAPACVVIRVLTPVYAHLLPSGPLPWRLVWILFLSSLTYIMLAIWKILVGLSLRRLATWYIKLRRDRKQHMD